The following are from one region of the Halarcobacter sp. genome:
- the metA gene encoding homoserine O-succinyltransferase — translation MPIVIPKKLPAVKILQNENIFVMNDKKAMKQDIRPLKILILNLMPNKVETETQLLRLLGNTPLQTEVTLIKTATYQSKNTSEDHLESFYKTFDEVKNHNFDGLIITGAPIETMPFEEVSYWEELKEIMEYSKSNITSTLYICWGSQAGLYHHYGIQKYEKDKKIFGVFEHDLFNKTNPLLRGFDDEAYIPHSRYTTVLKEDIDKISDLELLLYSEDSGVCLVASKDRRHVFMSGHVEYDFNSLQKEYFRDVEKGMDIEIPKNYFKNNDPKLEPKVKWRSTAHLLFANWLNYFVYQETPFELK, via the coding sequence ATGCCAATTGTTATACCCAAAAAATTACCTGCTGTTAAAATATTACAAAATGAAAATATTTTTGTTATGAATGACAAAAAAGCTATGAAGCAGGATATTAGACCACTTAAAATACTTATATTAAATTTGATGCCCAACAAAGTTGAAACAGAAACTCAACTACTAAGACTTTTAGGAAATACTCCTTTACAAACAGAAGTTACACTAATAAAAACTGCAACATATCAGTCAAAGAATACTTCAGAAGACCATCTTGAAAGTTTTTATAAAACCTTTGATGAAGTAAAAAACCATAATTTTGATGGACTTATTATCACAGGTGCCCCAATTGAAACTATGCCATTTGAAGAGGTTTCATATTGGGAAGAGTTAAAAGAGATTATGGAGTACTCAAAATCAAATATCACCTCAACTTTATATATTTGTTGGGGTTCACAAGCTGGATTATATCATCATTATGGAATACAAAAATATGAAAAAGATAAAAAGATATTTGGTGTATTTGAACACGATTTATTTAATAAAACAAACCCTCTTTTAAGAGGTTTTGATGATGAAGCATATATTCCCCACTCAAGATATACTACTGTTTTAAAAGAGGATATTGATAAGATTTCTGATTTAGAACTTTTATTATATTCTGAAGACTCAGGAGTTTGTTTAGTTGCATCAAAGGATAGAAGACATGTATTTATGAGTGGGCATGTTGAATATGACTTTAACTCTTTACAAAAGGAGTATTTTAGAGATGTTGAAAAAGGTATGGATATAGAGATTCCAAAAAACTATTTCAAAAACAATGACCCAAAACTAGAGCCAAAAGTTAAGTGGCGTTCAACTGCACATTTACTATTTGCAAACTGGTTAAACTATTTTGTTTATCAAGAAACACCATTTGAACTAAAATAA
- a CDS encoding YqiJ family protein has translation MSFSEFIFNHDNVIFSSAIFLMLLIAIFEGILVIIGAGLSDILDSFIPDFDTDINLETDTNFNLTKFFGWIRLKKVPVLMLLVIFLTSFGLIGLFIQLLVYNIIGILWLQYLVLIPTFILSIFSLRVFGGIIAKLLPKDETSSISRNDLIGHIAIITLGKAKKGSPAEAKVKDIYGQVHYFMIEPENENEVFEQGDKVLISAQNNKNFLAIKDIPEKLK, from the coding sequence ATGAGTTTTTCAGAGTTTATCTTTAATCATGATAATGTAATATTCTCAAGTGCAATTTTTTTGATGTTATTAATTGCAATATTTGAAGGTATATTAGTGATAATTGGAGCAGGCTTATCAGATATACTTGACTCTTTTATCCCTGATTTTGATACAGATATTAATTTAGAAACTGATACTAATTTTAATTTAACAAAGTTTTTTGGTTGGATAAGATTAAAAAAAGTCCCAGTTCTGATGCTATTAGTAATATTTTTAACTTCTTTTGGATTGATAGGTTTATTTATACAATTACTAGTTTACAACATAATTGGTATTTTATGGTTACAGTATTTAGTGCTTATACCTACTTTTATTTTATCAATTTTCTCTCTTAGAGTATTTGGTGGAATTATTGCAAAACTACTACCTAAAGATGAAACCTCTTCCATATCTAGAAATGATTTAATAGGTCATATTGCAATAATCACTTTAGGTAAAGCAAAAAAAGGATCACCAGCAGAAGCAAAAGTTAAAGATATATATGGTCAAGTACATTATTTTATGATTGAACCTGAAAATGAAAATGAAGTTTTTGAACAAGGAGATAAAGTATTAATCTCCGCTCAAAATAATAAAAATTTTTTAGCAATAAAAGATATTCCAGAAAAATTAAAATAA
- a CDS encoding flotillin domain-containing protein — MDIGINLSSMAVLIPIIIIVALITLGLIFTRLYKRATKEISFVRTGLGGEKVIMNGGAIVLPVLHEVIPVNMNTLRLAVERANEQALITKDRMRVDVLAEFYVRVKPINESIAFAAQTLGLRTTQPTSLKELIEGKFVDALRAVAAEMHMVELHEQRVDFVQKVQQVVSEDLLKNGLELESVSLTGLDQTSKKYFNPDNAFDAEGLTRLTQEIEARRKIRNDIERDTSVEIEKKDLDTKKLSLDIKREEEYAILEQQREVAIRKASQVAEIAKEEAEQRKVAENSKIFADQEIEQKRIASEKEVEQAKIQKEQLIEEKNIEKSKSIELSNQDREIAIAEKSKTQSIAKAQADEARAEAVKAEEKVKTVRETEIAERKKSIELVEAAQEAEREAITIKVGAQAEKQAAEDQAEAQRILASGLADKAIITAKSDNEAQKLRAEAQAVEYKVEAEGKESINNASNILSAEQIAMQIKLKLIEQLPEIIAQSVKPMEQIDSIKILQVDGLTQAQNSDGQKVSDSSTDSLPDQLVNSALKYRAQSPIVDSLLKELNLDGADLNSFTKDLNK; from the coding sequence ATGGATATAGGAATAAATTTATCGTCAATGGCAGTTTTAATACCAATTATAATTATAGTTGCATTAATAACATTAGGTTTGATTTTTACAAGATTATATAAAAGAGCAACAAAAGAGATATCTTTTGTACGAACTGGTCTTGGTGGTGAAAAAGTTATCATGAATGGTGGAGCGATAGTTTTACCTGTATTACATGAAGTAATACCAGTTAATATGAATACATTAAGATTAGCTGTAGAAAGAGCAAACGAACAAGCTTTGATTACAAAAGATAGAATGAGAGTAGATGTATTAGCTGAATTTTATGTACGAGTTAAACCAATAAATGAATCTATTGCTTTTGCAGCTCAAACATTAGGTTTAAGAACCACTCAACCCACCTCATTAAAAGAGCTAATTGAAGGGAAATTTGTTGATGCTTTAAGAGCTGTAGCAGCAGAGATGCATATGGTTGAACTTCATGAACAAAGAGTAGATTTCGTACAAAAAGTGCAACAAGTAGTATCTGAAGATTTACTTAAGAATGGATTAGAATTAGAATCAGTATCTTTAACAGGATTAGATCAAACTAGTAAAAAATATTTTAATCCAGATAATGCATTTGATGCTGAAGGTCTTACAAGATTAACACAAGAAATCGAGGCAAGAAGAAAAATTAGAAATGATATAGAAAGAGATACTTCTGTAGAGATAGAAAAGAAAGATTTGGATACTAAAAAACTTTCACTTGATATTAAAAGAGAAGAGGAATATGCTATTTTAGAACAACAAAGGGAAGTTGCAATAAGAAAAGCATCTCAAGTTGCAGAGATTGCAAAAGAAGAAGCTGAACAAAGAAAAGTTGCAGAAAACTCGAAAATCTTTGCAGATCAAGAGATTGAACAAAAAAGAATAGCTTCTGAAAAAGAGGTAGAACAAGCAAAAATCCAAAAAGAACAATTGATAGAAGAAAAAAATATTGAAAAGAGTAAATCAATTGAGTTATCAAATCAAGATAGAGAAATAGCAATTGCAGAGAAGTCAAAAACACAATCAATTGCTAAAGCACAGGCAGATGAAGCAAGAGCCGAAGCAGTAAAAGCAGAAGAGAAAGTAAAAACAGTAAGAGAAACAGAAATAGCAGAAAGAAAAAAATCTATTGAATTGGTTGAAGCTGCACAAGAAGCAGAAAGAGAAGCTATTACAATTAAAGTTGGTGCACAAGCTGAGAAACAAGCTGCAGAAGATCAAGCAGAAGCACAAAGAATATTAGCAAGTGGTTTAGCAGATAAAGCTATAATTACAGCAAAAAGTGATAATGAAGCACAAAAATTAAGAGCAGAAGCTCAAGCAGTTGAGTATAAAGTTGAAGCAGAAGGAAAAGAATCAATAAATAATGCCTCAAATATTTTATCTGCAGAACAAATAGCTATGCAAATAAAACTTAAACTTATAGAGCAGTTACCTGAGATAATTGCACAAAGTGTTAAGCCAATGGAACAAATTGATAGTATTAAAATTCTTCAAGTAGATGGTTTAACTCAAGCACAGAATTCTGATGGTCAAAAAGTTTCTGATTCCTCGACAGATTCTTTACCTGATCAACTTGTAAACAGTGCTTTAAAATATAGAGCTCAATCTCCGATTGTTGATTCTTTATTAAAAGAATTAAATTTAGATGGAGCAGATTTAAATAGTTTTACAAAAGATTTAAATAAATAA
- a CDS encoding valine--tRNA ligase, with protein MSNKYEPSQVEDKYYKIWEDRGYFEIDGNKAIQEQDKNFAIMMPPPNVTGSLHIGHALTFTLQDIITRFKRMDGYKTLWQPGTDHAGIATQNIVEKQLLAEGTTKEELGREKFLERAWQQKEQSGGNIVHQMRKLGVTPAWSRERFTMDDGLKEAVKEAFVHLYNEGMIVQNNYMVNWCTHDGALSDIEVEHEEVNGKFYHMNYHFADGSGFVTVATTRPETYFGDTAIMVHPDDERYTTIVGKEVVLPLTDRKIKIITDEHVDMDFGTGVVKVTPAHDQNDYEVGKRHDLEFITCFDEQGILNDYCGEFAGLERLEARKPIVDKLREEGFIVKIEDHIHQVGHCYRCKNVVEPYISKQWFVRSEVAKNSIEKTYAGESKFHPPHWINSYRAWMDELRDWCISRQLWWGHRIPVFTCDDCGHQWADKADEPEACPKCASKKYTQDPDVLDTWFSSGLWAFSPLGWGNNGNMEDTFNEEDLKQFYPNSLLITGFDIMFFWVARMMMLGEHFMGELPFKDIYMHALVRDEHGAKMSKSKGNVIDPLDMVNEHSADIIRFTLAFLAVQGRDIKLGAKNLEQFRNFTNKLYNASNFLSMNVEVFPDLKDIEVKTPLGLYMQSRLSTAVNEVRETLETYKFNEAASILYRFVWTEFCDWGIEYSKASKDSITELGAVFKETLKMISPFMPFISDFLYHKLSGTSLEEGDSVMIMNFPKDIKKDENIENMFAIIEEAITAIRRAKVVIDMGNSKIAKAYVKLDSSIDTEVAKPFIEKLAKVENIEFVDTKQENSITDVSDNLEVYIPTGEIDMTPIINKLTKQKEKLEKEISKLSGMLSNERFVANAPANVIEENKAGLASAEEKLAKVEAELKTLS; from the coding sequence ATGAGTAATAAGTATGAACCATCACAAGTGGAAGATAAATATTATAAGATTTGGGAAGATAGAGGTTATTTTGAGATAGATGGAAATAAAGCTATCCAAGAGCAAGATAAAAATTTTGCTATTATGATGCCTCCTCCAAATGTTACAGGAAGTCTGCATATTGGGCACGCTTTAACATTTACTCTTCAAGATATAATCACTAGATTTAAAAGAATGGATGGGTATAAAACTTTATGGCAACCAGGAACTGACCATGCAGGTATTGCTACACAAAATATTGTTGAAAAACAATTATTAGCAGAAGGTACAACAAAAGAGGAATTAGGTAGAGAAAAATTCCTTGAAAGAGCATGGCAACAAAAAGAGCAATCTGGTGGAAATATTGTTCACCAAATGAGAAAATTAGGTGTTACTCCTGCGTGGTCAAGGGAAAGATTTACTATGGATGATGGACTAAAAGAAGCTGTAAAAGAGGCTTTTGTTCATCTTTACAATGAAGGTATGATTGTTCAAAATAATTATATGGTTAACTGGTGTACACATGATGGTGCACTTTCAGATATTGAAGTTGAGCATGAAGAGGTAAATGGTAAATTTTACCACATGAATTACCATTTTGCAGATGGTTCTGGATTTGTAACAGTTGCAACAACAAGACCTGAAACATATTTTGGGGATACAGCTATTATGGTTCACCCTGATGATGAAAGATATACTACAATTGTAGGTAAAGAGGTTGTTTTACCGCTTACTGATAGAAAAATCAAAATCATTACAGATGAACATGTTGATATGGACTTTGGAACAGGTGTTGTAAAAGTAACTCCTGCTCATGACCAAAATGACTACGAAGTTGGAAAAAGACACGATTTAGAGTTTATTACATGTTTTGATGAACAAGGTATTTTAAACGACTATTGTGGAGAGTTTGCAGGACTTGAAAGACTTGAAGCTAGAAAACCAATTGTTGATAAACTAAGAGAAGAGGGATTCATTGTAAAAATTGAAGACCATATTCATCAAGTTGGACATTGTTATAGATGTAAAAATGTTGTTGAACCTTATATCTCTAAACAATGGTTTGTAAGAAGCGAAGTTGCTAAAAACTCTATTGAAAAAACTTATGCAGGAGAATCTAAATTTCATCCACCACATTGGATAAACTCTTATAGAGCATGGATGGATGAATTAAGAGATTGGTGTATCTCTAGACAACTTTGGTGGGGACATAGAATTCCTGTATTTACTTGTGATGATTGTGGTCATCAGTGGGCAGATAAAGCTGATGAACCAGAAGCTTGTCCAAAATGTGCTTCTAAAAAATATACTCAAGACCCAGATGTTTTAGATACTTGGTTCTCTTCAGGTCTTTGGGCATTTTCACCACTTGGTTGGGGAAATAATGGAAATATGGAAGATACATTCAATGAAGAGGATTTAAAACAATTTTATCCAAACTCATTACTTATCACTGGATTTGACATTATGTTCTTCTGGGTAGCTAGAATGATGATGTTGGGTGAACACTTCATGGGTGAATTACCATTTAAAGATATCTATATGCATGCATTAGTAAGAGATGAACACGGTGCAAAGATGTCTAAATCAAAAGGTAATGTAATTGACCCTCTTGATATGGTAAATGAGCATAGTGCTGATATTATTAGATTTACGCTTGCATTCTTAGCAGTTCAAGGTAGAGATATCAAACTTGGGGCTAAAAATTTAGAGCAATTTAGAAACTTTACAAACAAACTTTACAATGCATCAAACTTCTTAAGTATGAATGTTGAAGTTTTCCCTGATTTAAAAGATATTGAGGTTAAAACTCCACTTGGTCTTTATATGCAAAGTAGACTTTCAACTGCTGTAAATGAAGTTAGAGAGACTTTAGAAACATATAAATTCAATGAAGCTGCATCTATTCTTTACAGATTTGTTTGGACTGAATTTTGTGATTGGGGTATTGAATATTCAAAAGCTTCAAAAGATTCTATTACTGAACTTGGGGCTGTATTTAAAGAAACATTAAAAATGATATCTCCATTTATGCCATTTATTTCTGATTTCTTATATCACAAATTAAGTGGTACATCTTTAGAAGAGGGTGATTCAGTTATGATTATGAACTTCCCTAAAGATATCAAAAAAGATGAAAATATTGAAAATATGTTTGCTATTATTGAAGAGGCAATTACAGCTATTAGAAGAGCAAAAGTTGTTATTGATATGGGTAATAGCAAAATTGCAAAAGCTTATGTAAAACTTGATTCTTCTATTGATACTGAAGTTGCAAAACCATTTATTGAAAAACTTGCAAAAGTAGAAAATATTGAGTTTGTAGATACTAAACAAGAAAACTCTATTACAGATGTAAGTGATAACTTAGAGGTTTATATCCCAACTGGTGAAATTGATATGACACCAATTATTAATAAACTTACTAAACAAAAAGAGAAATTAGAAAAAGAGATTTCAAAACTTTCTGGAATGTTATCAAATGAAAGATTTGTAGCAAATGCACCTGCAAATGTTATTGAAGAAAACAAAGCTGGATTAGCTTCAGCAGAAGAAAAACTTGCGAAAGTAGAAGCAGAACTTAAAACATTAAGTTAA